Proteins co-encoded in one Lates calcarifer isolate ASB-BC8 linkage group LG17, TLL_Latcal_v3, whole genome shotgun sequence genomic window:
- the LOC108893014 gene encoding granzyme E produces MFFHCELVVLILALTLDGQVHTGQIYGGHEAKAHSRPYMVLLERHTEDGGKKHCGGFLLNKDFVMTAAHCQAKSFKALLGVHGVRNSNGIQHISVEEAFPHKDYNETEFINDIMLLKLSSKVHFNNNVRPIALADQGDGSLPNSCSVSGWGRNDRNTKYMSLKLMEVNVTLSDSQWCHEKKVYCSEGEAGPGEGDSGGPLVCEDGKAYGLVSASGKTNPDGPEIYCYTKIPEYQDWIKQIIGHNGKF; encoded by the exons atgtttttccactgtgagcTGGTCGTACTGATACTTGCACTGACTCTTGATGGTCAAG TTCATACAGGGCAAATCTATGGAGGCCATGAGGCTAAGGCACACAGCAGGCCATACATGGTGCTGTTGGAGCGGCACACAGAGGATGGTGGTAAAAAACACTGTGGTGGCTTCCTTCTGAACAAGGATTTTGTGATGACTGCAGCCCACTGCCAAGCCAA gtcCTTCAAAGCCTTGCTAGGAGTTCACGGTGTCCGTAATAGTAATGGAATACAGCATATATCTGTGGAAGAAGCATTTCCACATAAAGACTACAATGAAACTGAATTCATAAATGACATAATGCTTCTTAAG tTGAGCTCTAAGGTGCATTTCAACAACAATGTGAGACCCATTGCTCTTGCAGACCAAGGTGATGGCTCTCTGCCAAACTCATGTTCAGTCTCTGGCTGgggaagaaatgacagaaacacaaaatatatgtCTCTGAAGCTCATGGAAGTCAATGTAACACTCAGTGACAGTCAGTggtgtcatgaaaaaaaagtgtacTGCTCTGAGGGAGAGGCTGGACCGGGTGAG GGAGACTCTGGTGGTCCGTTGGTCTGTGAAGATGGAAAAGCGTACGGGCTGGTGTCTGCCTCAGGCAAAACAAACCCAGATGGCCCAGAAATCTATTGTTACACTAAGATACCTGAGTATCAAGACTGGATTAAACAGATTATTGGACATAATGGAAAGTTCTAA
- the LOC108893015 gene encoding granzyme G-like isoform X1, translated as MFFHCELVVLILALTLNGQVHTGEIYGGHEAKPHSRPYMVLLERHMQNGQTSYCGGFLLNKYFVMTAAHCQAKSYTALLGVHNACNCAGVQRIPVKAAFPHKDYNETEYTNDIMLLKLSSKAHFNNNVSRIALAGRGDGSLPKSCSVSGWGRTNKYNKTVPFKLMEVNVTLTDNELCCQKKVYCSEGKAGPAEGDSGGPLVCKDGKAYGVVGTSFQSNPEIYPYAKIPENADWINWITGNNEKF; from the exons atgtttttccactgtgagcTGGTCGTACTGATACTTGCACTGACTCTCAATGGTCAAG TTCATACAGGGGAAATCTATGGAGGCCATGAGGCTAAGCCACATAGCAGGCCATACATGGTGCTGTTGGAGCGGCACATGCAGAATGGTCAAACATCTTACTGTGGTGGCTTCCTCCTGAACAAGTATTTTGTGATGACTGCAGCCCACTGCCAAGCCAA gTCCTACACAGCCTTACTAGGAGTTCACAATGCCTGTAACTGTGCAGGGGTACAGCGTATACCTGTGAAAGCAGCATTTCCACATAAAGACTACAATGAAACTGAATACACAAATGACATAATGCTTCTTAAG TTGAGCTCTAAGGCacattttaacaacaatgtGAGTCGCATTGCTCTCGCAGGCCGAGGTGACGGCTCTCTGCCAAAATCATGTTCAGTCTCTGGCTGGGGAAGAACCAACAAATACAATAAGACTGTGCCTTTTAAGCTCATGGAAGTCAATGTAACACTCACTGACAATGAGTTGTGTTGTCAGAAAAAAGTGTACTGCTCTGAGGGAAAGGCTGGACCGGCTGAG GGAGACTCTGGTGGTCCGTTGGTCTGTAAAGATGGAAAGGCGTACGGGGTGGTGGGTACCTCATTCCAATCAAACCCGGAAATCTACCCCTACGCTAAGATACCCGAGAATGCAGACTGGATTAATTGGATTactggaaataatgaaaaattctGA
- the LOC108893015 gene encoding granzyme B(G,H)-like isoform X2, protein MFFHCELVVLILALTLNGQVHTGEIYGGHEAKPHSRPYMVLLERHMQNGQTSYCGGFLLNKYFVMTAAHCQAKSYTALLGVHNACNCAGVQRIPVKAAFPHKDYNETEYTNDIMLLKKKVYCSEGKAGPAEGDSGGPLVCKDGKAYGVVGTSFQSNPEIYPYAKIPENADWINWITGNNEKF, encoded by the exons atgtttttccactgtgagcTGGTCGTACTGATACTTGCACTGACTCTCAATGGTCAAG TTCATACAGGGGAAATCTATGGAGGCCATGAGGCTAAGCCACATAGCAGGCCATACATGGTGCTGTTGGAGCGGCACATGCAGAATGGTCAAACATCTTACTGTGGTGGCTTCCTCCTGAACAAGTATTTTGTGATGACTGCAGCCCACTGCCAAGCCAA gTCCTACACAGCCTTACTAGGAGTTCACAATGCCTGTAACTGTGCAGGGGTACAGCGTATACCTGTGAAAGCAGCATTTCCACATAAAGACTACAATGAAACTGAATACACAAATGACATAATGCTTCTTAAG AAAAAAGTGTACTGCTCTGAGGGAAAGGCTGGACCGGCTGAG GGAGACTCTGGTGGTCCGTTGGTCTGTAAAGATGGAAAGGCGTACGGGGTGGTGGGTACCTCATTCCAATCAAACCCGGAAATCTACCCCTACGCTAAGATACCCGAGAATGCAGACTGGATTAATTGGATTactggaaataatgaaaaattctGA